The following are encoded together in the Deltaproteobacteria bacterium genome:
- a CDS encoding type Z 30S ribosomal protein S14, with the protein MAKTALVVKAKRKPKFRVRAYHRCPVCGRPRGYYRKFDLCRICFRNLASRGEVPGVIKSSW; encoded by the coding sequence GTGGCCAAGACTGCCTTGGTTGTAAAAGCTAAAAGGAAACCAAAATTTAGGGTACGGGCTTACCACCGCTGTCCAGTTTGCGGGCGGCCGAGGGGATATTACCGCAAGTTCGATTTGTGTCGGATCTGTTTTCGCAATCTGGCCTCGCGAGGAGAGGTTCCCGGCGTTATCAAATCAAGCTGGTAG
- the rpsQ gene encoding 30S ribosomal protein S17, with amino-acid sequence MKERGIRKTRVGTVVGDRMDKTVVVQVQRLVKHPLYQKYTRKRAHYKAHDEKNECRIGDRVLMMETRPLSREKRWRVKQILEKAQ; translated from the coding sequence ATGAAGGAGAGAGGGATTCGTAAGACGAGGGTGGGGACGGTGGTGGGGGACCGAATGGACAAGACGGTCGTGGTTCAGGTTCAGAGATTGGTCAAGCACCCCCTGTATCAGAAGTACACCCGCAAGAGAGCTCACTATAAAGCCCATGACGAGAAAAACGAGTGTCGGATTGGCGATCGGGTCCTGATGATGGAGACTCGCCCTCTGAGCAGGGAGAAACGCTGGCGGGTGAAGCAAATTTTAGAAAAAGCGCAATAA
- the rplN gene encoding 50S ribosomal protein L14 — protein sequence MIQMQTLLEAADNSGAKKLYCIKVLGGTRRRYASLGDVIIVSVKEAIPNSKVKKGDVMRAVIVRTVKEVRRLDGSYIKFDDNSAVLITPQNDPVGTRIFGPVARELRAKKFMKIISLAPEVL from the coding sequence ATGATTCAAATGCAAACCTTATTAGAAGCGGCTGATAATTCGGGAGCCAAGAAACTCTACTGTATCAAAGTTTTGGGAGGAACAAGGCGGAGATACGCCAGTTTGGGAGATGTGATCATCGTTTCCGTGAAAGAAGCCATTCCCAACTCCAAAGTCAAAAAGGGGGATGTAATGCGGGCGGTGATCGTCCGCACCGTGAAGGAAGTTCGACGCCTGGACGGCAGCTACATTAAATTTGACGACAATTCCGCGGTTTTGATCACCCCCCAAAACGATCCGGTAGGGACCCGAATTTTTGGACCGGTGGCTCGAGAATTGCGGGCAAAAAAATTTATGAAAATTATTTCCTTGGCTCCGGAAGTACTTTGA
- the rpsH gene encoding 30S ribosomal protein S8: MGMTDPLADMLTRLRNANKAKHEKVDVPTSNLKAHVARILKDEGYIKNYKVIKDGNQGTLRIYLKYEGETKRQIISGLKIISRPGLRRYVPKNEIPPVLRGLGISILSTSKGVLTDKEARKMNVGGELLCSVW; this comes from the coding sequence ATGGGGATGACCGACCCCTTAGCAGATATGCTGACGCGCCTGCGAAATGCCAATAAGGCGAAGCACGAGAAAGTTGACGTCCCGACTTCGAACCTTAAAGCCCATGTAGCCCGCATTCTCAAAGACGAAGGCTATATTAAAAATTATAAAGTTATCAAAGATGGAAACCAGGGAACCTTGCGGATCTACTTGAAGTATGAGGGAGAGACGAAAAGGCAGATTATCAGCGGATTAAAAATCATCAGCCGACCCGGACTGCGGAGGTATGTACCAAAGAACGAAATCCCCCCTGTGCTCCGAGGCCTTGGGATTTCCATTCTTTCCACCTCCAAGGGAGTTCTCACGGATAAAGAAGCAAGGAAGATGAACGTGGGCGGGGAACTGCTCTGTTCGGTCTGGTAA
- the rplF gene encoding 50S ribosomal protein L6, with amino-acid sequence MSRIGKKPIPLPPGVKVVLERPFIKVSGPKGNLSQKLAGGVELAVEQDKIWVHPPEDLKKGKALQGLTRTLIANMVKGVSQGFERVLEINGVGYRVELQGSALNFNLGYSHPIRFPLPEGIKADVERQNRITLRGSDKHLLGLTAAKIRGLRPPEPYGGKGIKYAEEVIRRKAGKTAVG; translated from the coding sequence ATGTCGCGAATCGGAAAAAAACCTATTCCCCTTCCCCCGGGGGTGAAGGTCGTGTTGGAAAGGCCTTTCATAAAAGTATCAGGCCCCAAGGGAAATCTGAGTCAAAAATTGGCCGGAGGGGTGGAACTGGCGGTGGAGCAGGATAAAATATGGGTTCACCCCCCGGAAGACCTTAAGAAAGGAAAAGCTCTGCAGGGACTTACCCGTACCTTGATCGCCAACATGGTAAAAGGGGTAAGTCAGGGGTTTGAGCGAGTGCTGGAAATTAATGGCGTAGGCTACCGGGTGGAGTTACAGGGGAGTGCTTTAAATTTCAACCTTGGATATTCCCATCCAATTCGGTTTCCCCTCCCCGAAGGGATTAAAGCGGATGTGGAACGTCAGAATCGCATTACCTTGAGGGGGTCGGACAAGCATCTGTTGGGATTGACGGCAGCAAAAATTCGCGGCCTCCGTCCCCCGGAGCCATACGGGGGAAAAGGGATCAAGTATGCGGAAGAGGTCATCCGGCGCAAAGCTGGCAAGACCGCCGTGGGGTAA
- the rplE gene encoding 50S ribosomal protein L5, with amino-acid sequence MTRLQEIYLKDVVPQLMKTFGYKNVMQVPKLEKIILNMGLGEAVQNIKILDPAVEELNLISGQKAVITKAKRSIATYKLREGMPIGAMVTLRRNRMLEFFDKLVNVALPRVRDFRGVSGKAFDGRGNYALGIREQIIFPEIIFDKIDKVKGLNIAIVTTAKTDEEGKGLLRLLGMPFRN; translated from the coding sequence ATGACCCGATTGCAAGAGATTTATTTGAAGGACGTCGTTCCCCAGTTAATGAAAACATTCGGATACAAGAACGTAATGCAAGTCCCGAAGCTGGAAAAGATTATTCTCAACATGGGACTGGGGGAAGCGGTTCAAAATATCAAAATACTGGATCCAGCGGTAGAAGAGTTGAACCTTATCTCTGGGCAAAAGGCCGTCATTACCAAAGCCAAACGCTCCATAGCGACCTATAAGCTCCGAGAGGGTATGCCCATTGGTGCGATGGTAACTCTGCGCCGGAATCGTATGCTCGAGTTTTTCGATAAACTTGTGAACGTTGCCCTGCCGCGGGTAAGAGATTTCCGAGGAGTTTCCGGAAAAGCCTTTGATGGACGGGGGAACTATGCTTTGGGGATCCGGGAACAGATCATTTTCCCTGAAATCATTTTTGACAAAATTGACAAAGTAAAAGGGTTGAACATTGCCATTGTTACCACCGCCAAAACGGATGAAGAAGGGAAGGGATTGCTCCGCCTATTGGGGATGCCGTTTCGGAATTAA
- the rpmC gene encoding 50S ribosomal protein L29 — translation MKARELRDLSEAELRQKELDLITELFNLKFQHATGQLENTDRLPQVRKDLARVKTILGEKISAQAKAV, via the coding sequence GTGAAAGCGCGTGAACTTAGGGATTTGAGCGAAGCGGAGCTCCGTCAAAAAGAGCTGGATTTAATTACCGAATTATTCAATTTAAAATTTCAGCATGCTACCGGGCAACTTGAAAATACAGACCGTTTGCCCCAGGTGCGTAAAGACTTAGCCCGAGTCAAGACTATTTTAGGCGAGAAGATCTCGGCCCAAGCCAAGGCCGTATGA
- the rplX gene encoding 50S ribosomal protein L24, producing MEPIKFHVRKNDMVLVVAGKEKGKSGKILRVLPKKNRVIVEKVNFVKRHSRPSGKTRQGGIIQKEAPIHISNVLLLCPKCNQGVRTGKRLLENKKKALVCKKCGELIERT from the coding sequence ATGGAACCCATCAAGTTTCATGTAAGGAAGAATGACATGGTTTTGGTTGTTGCCGGGAAGGAGAAGGGCAAGAGCGGCAAAATTCTGAGAGTTCTTCCCAAGAAGAATCGGGTGATAGTGGAAAAGGTTAACTTCGTCAAGCGCCATTCCCGGCCTTCGGGCAAGACCCGTCAGGGGGGAATTATTCAGAAAGAAGCCCCGATTCATATCTCCAATGTTTTGTTATTATGTCCCAAGTGCAACCAAGGTGTGCGGACGGGGAAGCGATTATTGGAAAACAAGAAAAAGGCCCTGGTGTGCAAAAAGTGTGGCGAGCTGATCGAAAGGACTTAG